In Bacillota bacterium, the following are encoded in one genomic region:
- a CDS encoding SDR family NAD(P)-dependent oxidoreductase gives RALALPADVREPAQVEAAVEQAWRSLGPIDVLVNNAGAFEAHEFLATPYQRWRRLVEDNLAGAFHCTQAVARRMARARRGGRIVNVSSVNGSFGVGWSSAYNVAKSAIDELTRSLAVELAPYGILVNAVAPGFIDTAMSRASGESDLETEVFRRFYVGERRIPLARAGLPEEVAAAVLFFASPACSYVTGQTLFVDGGLSITY, from the coding sequence CGGGCGCTGGCGCTGCCGGCCGACGTCCGGGAGCCCGCGCAGGTGGAGGCGGCCGTCGAGCAGGCGTGGCGTTCCCTCGGCCCCATCGACGTCTTGGTCAACAACGCGGGCGCCTTCGAGGCGCACGAGTTCCTGGCCACCCCCTACCAGCGCTGGCGCCGGCTGGTCGAGGACAATCTGGCCGGCGCGTTCCACTGCACCCAGGCGGTGGCGCGGCGCATGGCTCGTGCCCGCCGCGGCGGGCGCATCGTCAACGTCTCCTCGGTGAACGGCTCGTTTGGCGTCGGCTGGTCATCGGCCTATAATGTGGCCAAAAGCGCCATCGACGAACTGACGCGCAGCCTCGCGGTGGAGCTTGCGCCCTACGGCATCCTGGTCAACGCGGTCGCGCCGGGCTTCATCGACACGGCCATGTCCCGGGCCTCCGGCGAAAGCGACCTGGAGACCGAGGTGTTCCGGCGCTTCTACGTGGGGGAACGGCGCATCCCGCTGGCTCGCGCCGGCCTGCCCGAAGAGGTGGCGGCGGCGGTGCTCTTCTTTGCGTCGCCGGCGTGCAGCTACGTCACCGGGCAGACGCTTTTCGTCGATGGCGGCCTGTCCATCACGTACTGA